A single Bacteroidales bacterium DNA region contains:
- the rlmD gene encoding 23S rRNA (uracil(1939)-C(5))-methyltransferase RlmD yields MARKKRELPLIEGVEIKGVAAEGKAVTRVNDLVVFIPYAAPGDIADIQLTRKKNSYAEGKVVAIKEYSPFRVTPKCKHFGVCGGCKWQHLDYSKQIEYKQQQVIDNLTRIGKVQLPDISPILGSEKQYYYRNKLEFTFSNRSWLTKEELDSQIEFSSRDALGFHIPGMFDKVLDVKECHLQDDISNKIRLSIREFAIQNGYSFFDLRAQEGDMRGLIIRTSSTGEIMLIVIFATNDNDKISAMMNHISSSFPEITSLMYVVNQKCNDIISDLPIEVWSGKDHIIEQMEDLKFKVGPKSFYQTNSEQAYRLYSVVRDFASLNGDEFVYDLYTGTGTIANFVAKKAKRVIGIEYVPDAIEDAKVNSQLNNIDNTYFIAGDMKDILTNEFVEKNGRPDVIITDPPRAGMHEDVINVILAAAPDKIVYVSCNPATQARDAAMLESAYKITKVQPVDMFPHTHHVENVMLFEKR; encoded by the coding sequence TTGGCACGTAAGAAACGAGAATTACCCTTGATTGAGGGTGTCGAAATAAAAGGAGTTGCGGCAGAAGGTAAAGCTGTAACAAGAGTAAATGATTTAGTGGTGTTTATCCCTTATGCTGCACCAGGTGATATTGCGGATATTCAACTTACTCGCAAAAAGAATAGTTATGCCGAGGGTAAGGTTGTTGCTATAAAAGAGTACTCACCATTTAGGGTTACTCCTAAATGTAAACATTTTGGAGTTTGTGGAGGATGTAAGTGGCAACACCTTGATTATTCAAAACAGATTGAGTACAAACAACAACAAGTAATTGATAATTTAACACGAATAGGGAAGGTTCAACTACCTGATATTTCTCCTATATTGGGCTCTGAAAAACAATATTATTATCGTAATAAGTTAGAGTTTACATTCTCAAATCGTTCGTGGTTAACAAAAGAGGAGTTGGATTCTCAAATTGAGTTCTCTTCGCGTGATGCCTTAGGATTTCATATTCCGGGAATGTTTGATAAGGTCCTTGATGTAAAGGAGTGTCATCTTCAAGATGATATTTCTAATAAGATACGATTGTCAATAAGGGAATTTGCTATACAAAACGGATATTCATTTTTTGATTTGAGAGCGCAAGAAGGAGATATGCGAGGTCTTATCATTCGTACATCTTCAACAGGAGAGATAATGCTTATTGTTATCTTTGCTACCAACGATAATGATAAAATTTCAGCAATGATGAATCATATATCATCTTCGTTTCCTGAAATTACTTCGTTAATGTATGTAGTAAATCAAAAATGTAACGATATAATTAGTGATTTGCCTATCGAAGTATGGAGTGGTAAAGATCATATAATAGAACAGATGGAGGATTTGAAATTTAAGGTGGGTCCAAAATCGTTCTATCAAACAAATTCAGAGCAGGCATATCGTTTATATAGTGTAGTTCGCGATTTTGCATCATTAAATGGAGATGAATTTGTTTATGACCTTTATACCGGAACAGGAACAATAGCAAATTTTGTTGCCAAGAAAGCAAAAAGAGTTATTGGTATAGAGTATGTACCTGATGCAATTGAAGATGCAAAAGTAAATTCTCAACTAAACAATATTGATAACACATATTTCATAGCAGGAGATATGAAAGATATTCTTACAAATGAATTTGTTGAGAAGAACGGACGTCCTGATGTGATTATTACAGATCCTCCACGTGCTGGTATGCACGAAGATGTTATAAATGTTATACTTGCCGCAGCTCCTGATAAGATTGTTTATGTAAGTTGTAATCCGGCAACTCAGGCTCGTGATGCAGCAATGTTAGAGAGTGCATATAAAATTACAAAAGTTCAACCCGTTGATATGTTCCCTCATACCCACCATGTTGAAAATGTAATGTTATTTGAAAAAAGATAA